Proteins co-encoded in one Stutzerimonas stutzeri genomic window:
- a CDS encoding methyl-accepting chemotaxis protein, with protein sequence MKMFGNFKIGARLITGFLVVVALTVAVGLLGIRNLAQVNELSDQMYSRDMMALNNIQSANVQLIYIGRGLRSSLLATSLEERDFAIKQTRDAIKKMYEYIEMTRSSFVTPEGIAQFESLSEPMATYVQAVEQALKLREASSDVRPADELTVMLPKLRETGNKADDLLTALVERKVVNAKEANEQITGIYLGSRTQMIGLVIIAAVLGFGIGILVTRSITRPLNRAVSVADSLAAGDLGIQVEVDSKDETGQLLNAMKNMTERLRSVMGDVRSAADSLSSASEEVSATSQSLSQAASEQAAGVEQTTASVEQMSASIAQNTESAKITDSIAGKAANDAVAGGRAVRDMVIAMKQIADKIGIIDDIAYQTNLLALNAAIEAARAGDHGKGFAVVAAEVRKLAERSQVAAQEIGGVAGSSVQLAEQAGRLLDDIVPNIQKTSDLVQEITAASQEQSTGAGQINIAMGQMNQITQQNASASEELAATSEEMNAQASQLLELISFFRLDARDVAAQSLGRQPVASAKPSNRSVRSIRKPTVMADDGQFVSFT encoded by the coding sequence ATGAAAATGTTCGGTAACTTCAAGATAGGGGCCCGCCTGATCACCGGCTTCCTGGTGGTAGTGGCGCTCACCGTCGCCGTGGGCCTGTTGGGCATTCGCAACCTTGCCCAGGTCAACGAACTGTCCGACCAGATGTATTCGCGCGACATGATGGCGCTGAACAACATCCAGTCGGCCAATGTGCAGCTGATCTATATCGGTCGCGGCCTGCGTTCGAGCCTGCTGGCGACCAGCCTGGAAGAGCGCGACTTCGCCATCAAGCAGACCCGCGATGCGATCAAGAAGATGTACGAGTACATCGAGATGACCCGCTCGAGCTTCGTGACCCCCGAAGGCATCGCCCAGTTCGAATCGCTCAGTGAGCCGATGGCCACCTATGTGCAGGCCGTCGAGCAGGCCCTCAAGCTGCGGGAGGCTTCCAGTGACGTGCGCCCGGCCGACGAGCTGACCGTCATGCTGCCGAAACTGCGTGAGACCGGAAACAAGGCCGACGATCTGCTGACCGCCCTGGTCGAGCGCAAGGTCGTCAACGCCAAGGAAGCCAACGAGCAGATCACTGGCATCTACCTGGGTTCGCGTACCCAGATGATCGGCCTGGTGATCATCGCCGCCGTGCTTGGCTTCGGCATCGGTATCCTGGTCACCCGCAGCATCACCCGGCCGCTCAACCGTGCCGTATCGGTGGCCGACTCGCTCGCCGCTGGCGACCTGGGCATTCAGGTCGAGGTCGACAGCAAGGACGAAACCGGCCAGCTGCTCAACGCCATGAAGAACATGACCGAGCGCCTGCGCAGCGTCATGGGCGACGTGCGCAGTGCCGCCGACTCCTTGTCTTCGGCGTCCGAAGAAGTCAGTGCCACCTCGCAATCGCTGAGCCAGGCGGCCAGCGAGCAGGCCGCCGGCGTCGAGCAGACCACCGCGTCGGTCGAACAGATGTCCGCCTCGATCGCGCAGAACACCGAAAGCGCGAAGATCACCGACAGCATTGCCGGCAAGGCGGCCAACGATGCCGTGGCTGGCGGCCGTGCGGTGCGTGACATGGTTATCGCCATGAAGCAGATCGCCGACAAGATCGGCATCATTGACGACATCGCCTACCAGACCAACCTGCTGGCGCTCAACGCGGCCATCGAAGCGGCGCGTGCCGGTGACCATGGCAAGGGCTTTGCGGTCGTGGCCGCCGAAGTGCGCAAGCTGGCCGAGCGCAGCCAGGTCGCTGCGCAGGAAATCGGCGGTGTGGCGGGCAGCAGTGTGCAGTTGGCCGAGCAAGCCGGGCGCCTGCTGGACGACATCGTGCCGAACATTCAGAAGACTTCGGACCTGGTGCAGGAAATTACCGCCGCTTCGCAAGAGCAGAGCACCGGCGCCGGCCAGATCAACATCGCCATGGGCCAGATGAACCAGATCACCCAGCAGAACGCCTCGGCGTCCGAGGAGCTGGCTGCCACCTCCGAGGAGATGAACGCCCAGGCCTCGCAGCTGCTGGAGCTGATCAGCTTCTTCCGACTCGATGCGCGTGATGTCGCCGCTCAGAGCCTCGGCCGCCAGCCAGTGGCCAGCGCCAAGCCCAGCAACCGCTCGGTGCGCAGCATCCGCAAACCGACCGTCATGGCCGACGACGGCCAGTTCGTCAGCTTCACGTAA
- a CDS encoding chemotaxis protein CheW has protein sequence MNLPQVSGAASTAPADIQHLSFRVRQARYALPIELVREIIEYGQITGVPMMPACIHGVINLRGNVVPVLDLAARFGMERTVPGKRTCIVIIELDLNDSLQRIGLVVDAVDAVLDIQGSDVEPAPAFGAGIRTEFIAGMARDERGFTIILDVRKVLSLDDILQISQAMAQAS, from the coding sequence ATGAATCTTCCACAGGTAAGCGGTGCTGCCAGCACCGCTCCGGCTGACATTCAGCACCTGTCGTTCCGGGTGCGCCAGGCACGTTATGCGCTGCCTATCGAACTGGTGCGCGAGATCATCGAGTACGGGCAGATCACCGGTGTGCCGATGATGCCGGCGTGCATCCACGGGGTGATCAACCTGCGCGGCAACGTCGTGCCGGTGCTCGACCTGGCCGCACGCTTCGGTATGGAGCGCACGGTACCGGGCAAGCGGACCTGCATCGTCATCATCGAGCTGGACCTGAATGATTCGCTGCAACGCATCGGCCTGGTGGTCGATGCGGTCGACGCGGTACTGGATATCCAGGGCTCCGATGTCGAACCCGCGCCGGCGTTCGGTGCTGGGATCCGCACGGAGTTCATCGCCGGCATGGCGCGTGACGAACGCGGCTTTACCATCATTCTGGACGTGCGCAAGGTGTTGTCGCTGGACGACATACTGCAGATCAGCCAGGCGATGGCGCAGGCGAGCTGA